The following proteins are co-located in the Styela clava chromosome 15, kaStyClav1.hap1.2, whole genome shotgun sequence genome:
- the LOC120334375 gene encoding uncharacterized protein LOC120334375, translating to MVGTNGYLFLTVICFLGGTAISQLCPKMEEYQAIDWDRFSKATGKWFDGFDIPNPGDTYKFRRTCHDIHRFKLVENGVMFNLTEFVRGVYKDNTLEFRLHLIRREDETYVIDQQLKPAFVAKSRKLYSDTPGGDATGDDIETYANNLFRGEYFFMTDYDTYLFMGFCTPIGLMGYSHFKTLAPTAKGIYNMWNAFASHNQKTSIGWEDMCFARQK from the exons ATGGTTGGAACAAACGGCTATTTATTTTTGACTGTAATATGTTTTCTGGGAGGAACCGCAATTTCCCAACTTTGCCCCAAAATGGAAGAATATCAAGCTATTGACTGGGACAGG ttcagCAAAGCTACAGGAAAATGGTTCGATGGATTCGACATCCCGAATCCCGGTGATACATATAAATTCCGGAGGACTTGTCATGACATACATCGTTTCAAATTAGTGGAAAATGGAGTTATGTTCAACCTGACTGAGTTCGTTCGCGG GGTATACAAGGATAATACACTGGAGTTTCGGTTACACCTAATACGAAGAGAGGACGAAACATACGTAATAGATCAACAACTCA AACCTGCGTTTGTGGCAAAATCCAGGAAGTTGTATTCTGACACCCCGGGTGGTGACGCAACCGGTGATGATATAGAGACGT ATGCAAACAACCTATTCCGAGGAGAGTATTTCTTCATGACAGATTACGACACCTATTTGTTCATGGGGTTCTGCACACCAATAG GATTGATGGGATATTCACACTTCAAAACCCTAGCCCCGactgcaaagggaatttataaTATGTGGAATGCATTTGCCAGTCACAACCAAAAAACAAGTATAGGATGGGAAGATATGTGCTTTGCCcgacagaaataa